The Misgurnus anguillicaudatus chromosome 15, ASM2758022v2, whole genome shotgun sequence genome has a window encoding:
- the tmem243a gene encoding transmembrane protein 243: MDDLRTRIFGSNNRLFEETVRNKIVNLTVGGLTSLLVLLTVISSFVFPTPPPTALNIFFVLCIIMICSSILVLIFWYRQGDLDPKFRGLIYYSIGCIILLCLCANLYFHNVGR, translated from the exons ATGGATGATTTGCGCACGCGGATCTTTGGTTCAAACAACAGGCTGTTTGAAGAGACAGTTAGG AACAAAATTGTAAACCTTACTGTTGGTGGACTCACATCTTTATTAGTCTTG ttAACTGTCATCAGTTCTTTTGTTTTCCCCACACCTCCTCCCACCGCACTAAATATCTTCTTTGTGCTCTGCATTATCATGATCTGTTCATCTATTCTTGTGCTG ATATTCTGGTATCGGCAAGGAGATCTGGATCCCAAGTTCCGTGGTCTTATTTATTATTCCATAGGTTGCATTATTCTTCTGTGTCTATGTGCTAATCTGTACTTCCATAATGTTGGCAGATGA